In Arthrobacter sp. StoSoilB5, one genomic interval encodes:
- a CDS encoding glycoside hydrolase family 99-like domain-containing protein, with the protein MPKLQALYSEMLAWAHLEWETLTARFDVPYLPNVTLGWDPSPRTVQSDRFDPRLGDPHTSIISAATPENFGLALDNARAFVEKTKVPLATINAWNEWTEGSHLEPDTLHGAGHLKQIRRVFGSASPPELSGASGPSPAGVSS; encoded by the coding sequence ATGCCGAAGTTGCAAGCTCTCTACTCCGAGATGCTGGCGTGGGCTCACCTTGAATGGGAGACTCTGACGGCCCGATTCGATGTCCCGTACCTCCCCAACGTCACTCTCGGCTGGGACCCCTCGCCGCGGACAGTCCAGTCAGACCGCTTCGACCCTCGACTCGGCGACCCTCACACAAGCATCATTTCTGCTGCCACTCCGGAGAACTTTGGATTGGCACTCGACAACGCGCGCGCGTTCGTCGAAAAGACGAAAGTCCCTTTGGCGACTATCAACGCCTGGAACGAATGGACCGAGGGCAGCCACCTTGAGCCCGACACCCTGCACGGCGCTGGACACCTTAAGCAGATCCGTCGCGTCTTCGGTTCGGCATCACCACCGGAACTTTCAGGCGCTTCTGGTCCGTCCCCGGCTGGGGTGAGCTCCTAA
- a CDS encoding alpha/beta hydrolase fold domain-containing protein — MSEAQNRLASKVGDATDHIVDGREGPVRVRVYPGVTNPLDHVRAPEGAGLVWVHGGGFTHGTLEWPEADYTARAFAARGVTVVSVDYRLCGNGVHWPAPSDDVLDAWAWTLDNAPELAIDSTRLVLGGASAGGNLVAGVMLRLIEAAGPQNAIPVGAFLAYPTLHAVQPPTPSDITSLLAGLADPEVFSPRSVLRMYENFLGGPASDGPAAAIPGIAAIEQLRGFPRTIMINNEADELRVSGEAFASNLAEAGTSIEVITEPGTEHGHLNRPEDGIAERSIDRVVEWLNRQ, encoded by the coding sequence ATGTCGGAAGCCCAAAACCGTCTTGCCTCGAAAGTGGGAGACGCCACGGATCACATCGTGGATGGCCGCGAAGGACCTGTCCGAGTGCGTGTCTACCCCGGAGTAACGAATCCCCTCGACCACGTTCGTGCGCCGGAAGGCGCGGGGCTCGTCTGGGTACACGGCGGTGGTTTCACTCATGGAACCCTGGAGTGGCCGGAAGCGGATTACACTGCAAGGGCGTTCGCTGCCCGTGGAGTGACTGTGGTTAGCGTGGACTATAGACTGTGCGGGAATGGCGTCCATTGGCCCGCGCCCTCCGACGATGTCCTGGACGCATGGGCTTGGACACTGGATAACGCGCCAGAACTCGCCATCGATTCCACAAGGCTGGTGCTCGGCGGGGCAAGTGCCGGCGGAAACCTCGTAGCTGGAGTAATGCTGCGGCTGATTGAGGCCGCGGGCCCTCAGAATGCGATCCCAGTTGGCGCGTTCCTCGCCTATCCAACGCTTCACGCCGTGCAGCCTCCCACGCCTTCGGATATCACATCCCTGTTGGCCGGATTGGCGGATCCCGAAGTTTTTTCTCCCCGGAGTGTGCTCAGAATGTATGAGAATTTCCTGGGAGGGCCTGCCTCCGACGGTCCAGCAGCAGCCATTCCAGGCATCGCCGCAATTGAACAACTCCGGGGATTCCCTCGGACCATAATGATCAACAACGAAGCCGATGAACTCCGAGTATCCGGTGAGGCCTTCGCCTCAAACCTTGCCGAAGCAGGGACATCGATAGAAGTAATTACAGAACCTGGAACCGAACACGGTCATCTGAACCGTCCGGAGGACGGCATAGCCGAGCGCAGCATCGACCGTGTGGTTGAGTGGCTTAACCGGCAGTAG